A single Dermacentor variabilis isolate Ectoservices chromosome 9, ASM5094787v1, whole genome shotgun sequence DNA region contains:
- the LOC142592703 gene encoding uncharacterized protein LOC142592703 has translation MSGDLCEDPSAEGVELSDVLKKGLRASADGDACSGTVGDGDVVAKAIRLEYKADLSVDEARVLRRAFSTEGFVKKLKLFGVPLNVCKIVLEDLDESSSLEELELFGIESEEEEFSVNLSGIFGNLRVLHLSCSEIGDQFAMDVAFFLQDNFRLEELSLWSNEISDDGASSLAEALTINGTLKKLVLANNTLTSRTVVAFADTLTVNSSLEMVDIFEVDLEEEDVQVLFQDEKYADTFKRMYILWKQNFLPHLTRLLREDRHCADVSVDVTESVSEDGLREFFDAVATNTTARTLHFYPSGKMFDALTDGLVSVLQRTTTLTRVQNLMDVDRAETLVRVLDALRENRSVTTFSMYAELVTPEIAASLSELLATNDVLNDVNICEYYGIRSEELAVVLEGLRKNYTVTHLMVAWDPDDDVEGVSEMAELLDRNVRLLDRAVEFVRAGGGDVDDEEGADALKKVRSSACLTDKLQKITGKTKEAVVADVEDALNRVAC, from the coding sequence ATGTCCGGCGATCTCTGTGAAGATCCATCGGCTGAAGGCGTCGAGCTCAGCGACGTCCTCAAGAAGGGGCTTCGGGCGAGCGCCGACGGCGATGCCTGCTCGGGCACAGTTGGCGATGGCGACGTTGTAGCAAAAGCCATAAGGCTGGAGTACAAGGCCGACCTGTCGGTTGACGAAGCCCGCGTTCTGAGGCGCGCCTTCAGCACAGAGGGATTTGTGAAAAAGCTGAAGCTCTTTGGAGTACCGCTGAACGTGTGCAAGATCGTCCTGGAAGACCTCGATGAATCGTCGTCGCTGGAGGAACTGGAGCTATTCGGCATTGAGAGCGAGGAAGAGGAGTTCAGCGTCAACCTGTCGGGGATCTTCGGAAACCTCCGCGTGTTGCATCTGTCATGCAGCGAGATCGGCGACCAATTTGCCATGGACGTCGCGTTCTTCTTGCAGGACAATTTTCGCCTGGAAGAGCTGAGCCTGTGGTCCAACGAAATCAGCGACGATGGGGCCTCCTCGCTTGCCGAAGCGCTCACTATAAATGGAACCCTTAAAAAGCTCGTGCTCGCTAATAACACCCTGACGTCCCGCACCGTGGTCGCTTTCGCGGACACGCTGACGGTAAACTCGTCGCTAGAGATGGTGGATATCTTCGAAGTGGACCTGGAGGAAGAAGACGTCCAAGTCCTGTTTCAGGACGAGAAGTATGCGGACACCTTCAAGAGGATGTACATCTTGTGGAAGCAAAACTTTCTGCCCCACCTGACCAGGCTGCTGCGAGAAGACAGACACTGCGCCGACGTTTCCGTCGACGTCACAGAATCGGTGTCTGAGGATGGTCTGCGGGAGTTCTTCGACGCCGTCGCGACAAACACGACTGCGCGGACACTGCACTTCTACCCGAGTGGCAAAATGTTTGACGCGCTCACCGACGGCCTGGTGTCCGTCTTGCAGCGAACCACAACTCTCACTCGCGTCCAGAACCTCATGGACGTGGACCGAGCCGAGACCCTGGTCAGGGTTTTGGACGCTCTGCGGGAGAACCGGTCGGTGACGACCTTCTCCATGTACGCGGAGCTTGTGACTCCCGAGATCGCAGCCTCCCTGTCGGAACTACTGGCCACCAACGACGTTTTGAATGACGTGAACATCTGCGAGTACTACGGAATAAGGAGTGAAGAACTCGCTGTCGTCTTGGAGGGCCTCAGGAAGAACTATACGGTAACGCATCTCATGGTGGCGTGGGACCCGGACGACGATGTGGAAGGCGTATCCGAGATGGCGGAGCTCCTGGACAGGAATGTTCGTCTCCTGGACCGGGCTGTCGAGTTCGTCAGAGCGGGAGGCGGTGACGTCGACGATGAGGAGGGGGCAGATGCTCTGAAGAAAGTGCGTTCTAGTGCCTGTCTCACTGACAAGCTGCAAAAGATCACCGGAAAGACGAAGGAGGCGGTGGTGGCCGATGTGGAGGATGCACTTAATCGGGTTGCATGCTGA
- the LOC142592704 gene encoding uncharacterized protein LOC142592704, whose product MFCFVPGCNSVYARNKRTCPLFRPPADPDLLRQWERNIQRKDRALTRKDAVCALHFEKHLVCDRYYSEHAGNVLLNERKVPRLRKGAVPTIFEGGVVGVAGAGSDAPEGSSKTVAQQPPDAGAPLCDSSLTRYASLETTPCLNADARSGDLDQRITVKREEEDSPDASLTWNTEPRTDEKIVAPSVHPDFRVKVENEEYCLGVPIPKEVVHNEDQGRVVGQLSEVECNGAGVDCRVEVKKEEECTDEQCLLQVPRVACVVNDFDTPQAPRIVPRALVEHLVHHPEVVKLPLTWNYHKVRVPRGNRVVFCTLAVASDGTTPVVSKFVNVTDSREGEPLEAFVSNRSLNGALGDVAKPTSVEAVERMVEAIDRLPMCSGGPPRAKYPDVDPTRARVDALGVWRHADCEVYGAALCRHCARLDSTLRAQVSRQRRRKGSAPLRVCLASLPPAQRSKVELLRKRSRCLYKKLRRLTGGGRELWDDEDGEDDDDGIE is encoded by the exons ATGTTCTGCTTTGTGCCCGGCTGCAATTCCGTCTACGCCAGAAACAAGAGGACGTGTCCGCTTTTCCGGCCACCGGCCGACCCCGATTTGCTTCGCCAGTGGGAGCGGAACATACAGAGGAAAGACAGGGCGCTCACTCGGAAGGACGCGGTTTGCGCGCTGCACTTCGAGAAGCACCTGGTGTGCGACAGGTATTACAGCGAACACGCGGGGAACGTGCTGCTCAACGAGAGGAAAGTTCCGAGGCTCCGGAAAGGCGCGGTGCCGACGATTTTCGAAGGAGGTGTGGTCGGTGTCGCGGGCGCCGGTTCGGACGCACCAGAGGGGTCGTCAAAGACGGTCGCGCAACAGCCGCCAGATGCCGGGGCGCCTCTGTGCGATTCGAGCCTGACTCGGTATGCCTCGCTCGAGACGACGCCTTGCCTGAACGCCGACGCCCGAAGCGGTGATCTCGACCAGCGCATCACCGttaagagagaggaggaggacaGCCCCGACGCGAGCCTGACTTGGAACACGGAGCCCCGCACGGACGAAAAGATCGTCGCTCCTAGCGTTCACCCTGACTTCCGCGTCAAAGTGGAGAACGAAGAGTACTGCTTGGGTGTGCCGATTCCAAAGGAAGTGGTTCACAACGAGGACCAAGGCCGGGTGGTAGGACAGCTCAGTGAAGTCGAATGTAATGGTGCGGGCGTTGACTGTCGTGTCGAAGTAAAAAAGGAAGAGGAGTGCACCGACGAGCAGTGTCTGCTTCAAGTGCCCAGGGTAGCGTGCGTAGTCAATGATTTCGACACACCGCAGGCACCCCGCATTGTGCCACGggcccttgtggaacacctcgtgCACCACCCTGAGGTGGTGAAACTCCCGCTCACGTGGAACTACCACAAG GTCAGGGTGCCCCGAGGGAACCGCGTCGTCTTCTGCACCCTCGCCGTCGCCAGCGACGGAACGACACCCGTCGTCAGCAAGTTCGTCAACGTCACGGACAGCCGCGAGGGGGAGCCGCTCGAGGCGTTCGTGTCGAACCGGAGCCTGAACGGCGCGCTGGGCGACGTCGCGAAGCCGACCAGCGTCGAGGCTGTCGAGCGCATGGTCGAGGCGATCGACCGTCTGCCCATGTGCAGCGGTGGACCGCCGAGGGCCAAGTACCCGGATGTGGACCCGACTCGCGCTCGCGTCGACGCCCTGGGCGTGTGGAGGCACGCCGACTGCGAGGTGTACGGCGCCGCGCTGTGTCGCCACTGTGCCCGGCTCGACAGCACCCTGCGCGCCCAAGTGTCGAGGCAGCGCAGGAGGAAAGGCTCGGCGCCGCTCCGGGTTTGCCTCGCCTCGCTGCCGCCGGCGCAGCGCTCCAAAGTGGAGCTGCTCCGAAAGCGCAGCCGGTGCCTGTACAAGAAGCTGCGGCGCCTCACGGGCGGCGGGAGGGAACTCTGGGACGACGAGGAcggggaggacgacgacgacggaatCGAGTGA